A genomic region of Deinococcus carri contains the following coding sequences:
- a CDS encoding folate-binding protein has product MWTRLPSSALRLTGADRVDFVQGQMTNDLRGAPTPGVVACCFLNVRGQIEFFARAYKREDDVYLHLDAGQAEALAARLRRYIIFDQVDVQDVTGELRTVHVWGGQPVPGWNESGGDAQSFELGGGTVLAGRVNRTGTPGLDLHYLARQEAEVLAALGGEETPLNVLDGARVQAGLPDVTRDGFVGTLPQEVGLDVGGPLPAISYRKGCYVGQEIMARLEARGNAHYHLARLSGEGLPDRAEVTRGGKVVGQAGLHAGGLSLARLRKELAPGEQVEVGGVPATVQPLTPAPADA; this is encoded by the coding sequence ATGTGGACCCGGCTTCCTTCCAGTGCGCTGCGGCTGACCGGCGCGGACCGCGTGGACTTCGTGCAGGGGCAGATGACGAACGACCTGCGGGGCGCGCCCACGCCCGGCGTGGTGGCCTGCTGTTTTCTGAACGTGCGCGGGCAGATCGAGTTCTTCGCGCGGGCGTACAAGCGAGAGGACGACGTGTACCTGCACCTCGACGCCGGGCAGGCGGAGGCGCTGGCCGCGCGGCTGCGGCGCTACATCATCTTCGATCAGGTGGACGTGCAGGACGTGACCGGCGAGCTGCGGACCGTGCATGTCTGGGGCGGGCAGCCGGTGCCGGGCTGGAACGAGTCCGGCGGGGACGCGCAGAGCTTCGAGTTGGGCGGCGGGACGGTCCTGGCCGGGCGCGTCAACCGCACCGGCACCCCCGGCCTCGACCTGCACTACCTCGCCCGGCAGGAGGCGGAGGTGCTGGCCGCGCTGGGCGGCGAGGAAACGCCGCTGAACGTGCTGGACGGGGCGCGGGTGCAAGCCGGCCTCCCCGACGTGACCCGCGACGGCTTTGTGGGCACGCTGCCGCAGGAAGTCGGCCTGGATGTGGGCGGGCCGCTGCCGGCCATCAGCTACCGCAAGGGCTGTTACGTGGGCCAGGAAATCATGGCCCGGCTGGAGGCGCGCGGCAACGCCCACTACCACCTCGCCCGGCTGAGCGGCGAGGGCCTCCCCGACCGGGCGGAGGTCACGCGGGGCGGGAAGGTGGTCGGGCAGGCGGGGCTGCACGCGGGCGGCCTGAGCCTCGCGCGGCTGCGTAAGGAACTCGCGCCGGGGGAGCAGGTGGAGGTAGGCGGCGTTCCCGCCACGGTGCAGCCCCTCACCCCCGCGCCTGCCGATGCTTGA